The following is a genomic window from Flavobacterium sp..
TTATTTCAGATTTTGGCATTTTTGTTATTGAAACAAAAAATTTCAAAGGATGGATATTTGGAGGAGAAAATACAGAATATTGGCAACAAGTTATTTTTAAAAGTAAAATAAAATTTTATAATCCAATACGGCAAAATCATAGACATATAAATGCTTTAAAGACTTGCCTTAAAGAATATCCTAATTTAAAATATAAATCAATTATTGTTTTCTCAACAAGAGCTACTATCAAAGTTAACACATCAAAAGATGTAATTTATTCTTATCAACTTTTGCCATTTATAAAAAATTATCAAGAAAAAAATTTGTCAATAGATGATAAAGAAATTATTTTTAGAAAAATCAAATCGGACAATTTAATCAACACTTTTGATAAACAAAAACATATAAAATCAATTAAAAATCGAATTCAAAAAAGAGAAAAGTTAATTAATGAAAATACATGTCCAAATTGTGATGATAATTTAATTAGAAGAAATGGAAAATTTGGTGATTTTTTAGGTTGCAAATCCTATCCAAAATGTAAATTCATTAGAAATATATAATCTTATTCAACAACAAATATCCCAATCTTTCGATTGGGATTTCTATTTCTAATTACTTCGTAAATAACAATTCTCTGTGTTTTGTTAGTGTCCAAAGTTCGTCGTCTACTAACAATCTTAAGTGTTACTAAAATCCCTTCAAACTTCTAAAAAAATCTAATAAAATACTATTATTCTCTTTTTCTGGAGTGAAAATTTCTAGAATACTTGGTTTTTCGTTTTGGTTTAGAAACTCTTTGTAATGTTGTTGTAATGTAGCTTCATCATTTGCTTCTAAATAATACAATCCATACATTTTGGCTAAATGTGAGGCGTTTAATTGGTGCGAAGTTTCAAAATACGTGTTAAACGTTTCGGTTTCTTGATGACCTGGTAGAATTCTGAAAATCCCTCCACCGCTGTTATTCAGTAAAATGATTTTGAAGTTTTTTGGAATGTAATTGTTCCACAAAGCATTGCTGTCGTATAAAAAACTAATATCGCCTGTAATCAACATCGTTGGTAAATCAGACGCTAAAGCAGCTCCAATGGCTGTAGAAGTACTTCCATCAATTCCACTTGTGCCTCGATTGCAGAAAACTTGCACGGTTTTATTCAAATCAAACAATTGCAAATAGCGTATTGCCGAACTGTTGCTTACTTGTAATTGAATATTACTAGGCACATTTTTACAAAGAAAATCAAACACTTTAAAATCGGAAAACGGAATTTGCGCAATGTATTGTTGGTGTTTGGCTACTCTGCTCTTCCAAATCTCTGCAATACTTGATTGATATGAACTTTCAACTGTTTTTTCAGTAAATAACTGACTTAAAAATGTATTGATTTTAGTTTCAAAATGATTCGTAAGTGCTCCAAAAGTATCATACGCACGTAATTCGTCTACATGCCAATGATGTGCTGGTTTGTATTTTCGTAAAAACGCTTTGATACGTTTCGAAACGACCATTCCGCCAAAAGTTAAAAGAATTTCGGGTTGAAACGCTTTGAAATCTTCATCCGTAAATGGCGTAATCAATGTATCAATTTGGTCGATGAATGTTGGATGATGTAAATTCGATGTCTTTTCTGTTAACACCACCACACTAGGGTCATTCGCTAAAACATCTAAATATTTTTGTTCTACTGAATTTGGAAGCAACTCTCCTACTAAAACCAATTTCTTAGTGGCATTACTCCATGTTTCAATACTTAAATTTTCTATTTTAAACTGCTTTTCTTCGGTATTAAAATCGATGATTTTTGGTTGTACTTGTAATTCGGTAACTGTTTCATACAAAGGTTCTTCAAAAGGCGCATTAACATGCACTGGCCCTTTTTGGGTAACCGAAATATGCAACGCCATTTGAATATTGTTATCGTTCTCCGTTGAACTATTTTCTAGCAAATTGGCATTATACAAACTGTGATTTGCAAATACATTTTCTTGACGAATGGTTTGACCATCACCAATATCAATCTTGCTTTGTGGTCGATCCGCAGAAATAACTACTAAAGGAATTTGACTGTAAAAAGCCTCCGCAAACGCAGGGTAATAATTCAGTAAAGCGGAACCCGAAGTACAAACAACCACAACTGGTTTTTGCAATTGTTGGGCAATTCCCAAAGCAAAAAAAGCGGCACAACGTTCGTCAGCAATACTGTAACATTTGAAAAAGGGATTATTGGTAAATCCTATAGTCAAAGGAGCATTGCGCGAACCTGGAGAAATTACGATATGTTGGACTCCTTTTTGTTGGCAAATTTCGATAATCCTTTGTGCCAAAGGAATTTTTGGATACATCATTTTATAAAAAATAACTGAGCTACAAAGTTACGAAGTTGAAAAGGTTTTTAGTACTTTTACTACGTAATTTCTTTACAAAATGGAGATAAAAATTAGAGACTATCAAATACAAGATTGCAAAGCAATTATAGAAATCATCAATGATGCTATTCTGAATTCAACCGCCTTGTACGATTACAACATTCGAACATTAAACACACAAGAAGCTATTTTTGAAGAAAAACTTCATAAAGGATTTCCCGTGATTGTAGCCGAATCAAATAATGAAGTTGTTGGATTTGGTTATTATAGTGAATTCCGGTTCAGAGAAGCCTATAAATTCACGGTAGAACATTCCGTTTATGCAAATAAGAATGCTATTGGTAAAGGCATCGGAAAATTATTGTTGAACGAATTAATCGAAACAGCCAAAAAACAAAACCTTCACACGATGATTGGAGTCATTGATTCTGAAAACACGAACAGCATTGATTTTCATAAGAAATTTGGTTTCGAAGAAGTAGGTTTTATAAAAGAATCTGGTTTTAAATTTGACCGATGGTTGCATTCTGTTTTAGTACAGAAGATGCTTTAGAATAGTAAACAGTCGCAGTCACAGTAAGCAGATATTAAACTCCTTATTGAAAACTGCGACTGAACACTGGATACTATATTATTTCCCTTCAATCCAATTGGTAATTTCAGCATCAGTAGGTAACGTTCTTGGAGAAACTACTTTTGCTAATTCGCCATTTTCGTTGATTAGGTATTTTTGGAAATTCCATTGTACTTCGCTGTCTTGTAATCCATTTTTAGCTTTTTGCGTTAAGAATTGATATACTGAGTGCATATCGCCACCTTTCACCGAAATTTTAGCCATCATTGGAAACGAAACACCAAAGTTTTGCTGACAAAAAGTAGCAATTTCTTGATTGGTTCCTGGTTCTTGGGCACCAAAGTTGTTCGCAGGAAAACCTACAATTACGAAGTTTTTATCCTTATACTTTTCATAAATGGCTTGTAGTTGTTCGTATTGTGGCGTTAACCCACATTCAGAAGCCGTATTTACTACCAAGATTTTCTTCCCTTTTAAGGTTGAAAAATCAAAAGTGTTGCCGCTCAAATCTTCTACTTTAAACTGATAAATCGTCTCTTTTGCCATTGGTGTCGTGGTTGCTGTTACTGTAGTCGTTTGCTTTTTTTGTGCCTGATTTTGACAACTAAAAAACAAAGCCACTACTGAAAACAAGGTTACTACTTTTTTCATCTCTTTTTTTATTTCAAATTTAGTGTTTTAAAACGCATTTTTTGATAAACATTTCTTAAAAAAAAAATGGCCGCTTATTAGCGACCAAATTCTTATTTTTTATAATACTTCTTATACGGAAAGTAAGCTATTACAGCTATTACTAAAACAATCGCCAAAATTATAAAGTAATAAGTTACGTTTTGTTTTTCACCCGAAGCGTAACTATGTAAACCACTCAAGTGGAAATTTACTCCAAAATACGTCATTAAAATAGAAGCAAAAGCTAAAACACTCATTACGTTATAAATCCATCTTCCTCTTAATGCAGGAACAAAACGTGCGTGAATTACAAAAGCATACACCATAATACTAATTAATGCCCAAGTTTCTTTTGGGTCCCAACCCCAATAGCGTCCCCAACTTTCGTTTGCCCATTGTCCGCCAAGGAAGTTTCCTATGGTTAACATGACCAAACCAACGGTTAGTGCCATTTCGTTAATGTAAGTGATTTCGTCAATGCTTAGTTTCATTTTTTCTTTGTTCTTTTCATTGGTAAAAATCATTAAGAACAATGAAACTAACCCTAAAACCATTGCTAAAGTAAAAGGTCCGTAACTCGCCACGATTACTGCAACATGAATCATTAACCAATACGAATTTAAAACGGGTTGTAAGTTTCCGATTGTTGGATCCATCCAATTCCAATGTGCAATCATTAAAATCATTGCGGTTACAAAAGCTGTAGAAGCAACTGTTAGTTTTGAATCTTTTCCGAAAGCCAATCCAAAAAACATAGTTGCCCAAGCTACATAAATCATACTTTCATAGGCATCACTCCAAGGTGCGTGACCCGAAATATACCATCTGATAATTAATCCTGCCAAGTGCAAAATGAAAAACAAACCAATTAATCCATGAAAAACATTGATAATTGTTCGGATTGTTTTTGAATCTTTAAAGATTTGAACAATACAGAAAGCCAACATTAAAACCCCAGCCAACATATACATGTAATACAATCTTTTAAAGATATCGTATTTGTTATAGGTTATTTCAGAGCTAATTTTACTTTCCGAAAGCATTACCGCTGCTCCATATTTCTTTTGGTATTCTGTTAATCCTTTTAAAAGACTATTTGGTAACTCATAATTTTTACTTTGTGATGCTTTATCTAAGGCATTCAAATAAAATGGCATTACATTTTTAATAGAATCTAAAGCAGTTCCTGTTGGCTGATTTACTTCTAAAAATGATACCCATTTATTCGATTTATCGCCAGGAATAGGGAACACTTTTAAAATTTGACCGCTTAAAGCCGAGTATAAAAGATTTACTTTTTTATCTGCTTCAATAAAATCTTTTTGAAATTGATTTGGAACTGGTTCTTTGTAAGCAGTTTCTAAATATTTTGCCAACTTATAATTACCTGTTTCATCAAAAAACGAAATTAATGGAGCATATTTTGCTTCTTTTTCAACGCCTATTAACTTACGAATACTATCATTTCCTCTTTTTAAATAGATAATAGGTAGTGAATACCAATACTGAGGATATTGTGTCATCGATAAAAAAGCTTGATCGGAATTCATACCTTCATAGGTATCACTTTTAGATACTTTACGAAGTAATTCAGATGAAAACGTATTGATAGGCTTCATTCGCCCGTTATCTTGAATTACTACTTTTCCAAATTCACTTGCATGCTCTGGTGTTACTTCATATTTTTTCAACAACTCTAGAATTTCTTCTTTGCTAGGTTGGTGATTGTGTTCTTGCGCAAAAGCTACAGTTGAAAAGAAAATCAAAAAGATGCTTAACAAACTTGCTTTCTTTACTTTTACTTTTTCTAATTTTTCTTTCAAACTAGCAAAACGAGTATTTTTATTGAATAAAATAGCCATTAATCCAAAATACAACAAGAAATACCCAATATAGGTGATCCATGTCCCCCAGAAATCATGACTTACTGATAATTGAGTTCCTTTTTCGTCAGGATCAAATCCTGCTTGAAAAAATCTAAATCCTCTGTAATCTAAAATATTATTCATGAAAACACTGTCTTTAAATGTTTTCTTTTGTTCAGAATCGGACACTTCAATCTTACTTTTGAAAGCAGAATAACTATTTTCTGTTCCTGGATATTTATCCGCAATAAAATCGTCTAATTTAATTGTAAAAGGTGTGTTGTAAACTTTACTTCCAAAGAATAAGGTAAATTCTAAATCACCCATTTTTACACTTTGTGGTACACCTTGTTTTCCTCTTGCTCCTACTAAGGTTAGAACTTCTTCTTTTCCTTGTGTTTTGATTTTTACTTTCAACGCATCATCGGTTTGTTTGTCTTTGAAATCATTATTCGATTTAAAAGTCAACTCTCCTTTAATAGCTGGTTCTGGAAATACAAACTGAGCTCCACCTATGTTATAAAGCGAACGCAACATTAAAGTTTGAACTGAATCCTTCGCCACTTTACCTTGTAATTTATCAGCCATTCGCATAAAATCACCTTCAAAAGGCGTTTGAATGGTGTAAGCTTCTGCAATTTTGGTAATGTTGATTGCTCCTTCTGTATATTTATTAAAGGCAAAAAGTACGTTGTGTAAATTTTGAACTTCGCCTTCTTTTAAGTAATGTTCATGACGAGTTCCTCCACTCGATTCTACCATTTTTATCATCAACTTTCCAGTTTCAGAAGGTACAACCGTTTCGGTGGCGTTCATTATAAACTCTTGGTGTTCGATTTCAAATGGGATATCACTGAATTCACCTCCCATAGAGAAATCGTTACTCGCAAAAGTATTCAAAAAGGCATCTTTTTTAATTTCAGGAGCTAAAATCAAACCTTTTTCAAAAGTCTTACGTTTCATTTCGCCTTTGTAATTACCATCAACCATAACCGTTAAATAAGGCTTATCTGAATAAATAATATTCGCTGATTCGCCTTCTCTAATTGGCATCATCCCTTCATAACTAATGTAACGCGTAATAAAAGCACCAACAATAATTAAAATAAAAGAAAGGTGTAATATCAAAGTAGCCCAATTTTCTTTTTTATGTAATTGATAACGTTTGATGTTACCCAAAAAATTGATTACAAAAAATACCATAATTACTTCAAACCAAACTGCATTGTAAACCACAACGCGAGCAGTATCAGTATTATAAGCATCTTCAATAAAAGTTCCTGCTGCCATGGCTAGAGCAAAAGCAATAAACAAAAAAGCCATTAAACGAGTAGAGAACAAAAGTGAGAATATTTTTTTTTCCATGAGATTTTAGGAATACTTATTTATAAAATTGTCACAAATGTACTTAATTTGAAAATCTTTTTAACCAAGTTTAACATAGGATTTGTGTTTTTAAGCAATGTTTAATCTAGTACAACATTTTAATTTCTTTCAAATCATATACAGCAACTATTTCATTATCAATAACTACTCTTAATTTTCCTTCTCTTGTAACCTCTAAAATTTTCCCCACAAAACGTTTATTTTGTAGATCTTCAAAAGTAGAAACTTTGTCTTTTTTATATAAAATTTCATGGTATTCATTCCAAAAACAATCTTCACCTTGCAATTTAACTGCCTCTAAATTACTTTTTAATTCGTTTACAATCTCAGCCAATAAAGCATCTTTATCAAAGTCTTTATTAGCTAATAAAAATAAAGAAGAAGCTTGGGGCAACAAATCAAAATTTCCTTGATTTACGTTAATTCCTATCCCAACAATTGTTTGAATCTCGTGCTGTCCTTTAAAACTGTTTTCAATTAAAACACCCGCAATTTTTTTATTTTCTGCCAAAATGTCGTTAGGCCATTTTATTTTAAAATTTAAATCGGTGAACTTTTTCAACCCTTTAACAATACTTAAAGCAACAATTACATTTACAGTAAACAAACTAATTTCATTCCACTTAAAACCACACAAAACACTAAAGGTTAGGTTTTTACCAATTTCCGAAAGCCATTCAGCACCTCTTTGACCTTTCCCATTAGTTTGCTGTTCTGCTACAACAATTGTAAAATTTTCAATTGGTTTCGTATTGGCTAAATTCTTTAAAAAAGCATTGGTAGAATCTATGGCATTGAGTTTGATTATGTTCATGTTAGTAGTAAGAAAATTTAATCTTATGTTAAGGTTCAAAAATAACGACAAAAAATGATACCTTTGCATAAATTCAAAAATAATAAATGACGAAGAAGCAGATTAATAATGATGATTTATTAGCAAACATCATCAAAGGGATTGAAGAAGTAAAAGGAGAAAATATTGACATTCTTGACTTAAGAGCAATTGACAACACCGTTTGTGATTATTTTGTGATTTGTAATGGTAATTCAAACACACAAGTTAATGCAATTGTAGGTTCTATTCAAAAAATTGTTTCTAAAGAATTAAAAGACAAACCATGGCACGTTGAAGGTGCAGAAAATGGAGAATGGGTTCTAATGGACTACGTGAATATTGTAGTTCATGTTTTTCAAAAACACATTCGTGAATACTACCGAATTGAAAGTTTATGGGGTGATGCTAAAATCACTACTATAGAAACCAAATACTAATTTTTTATGGCACAAAATAGTAATTCTAACTTTAAGTTTAGTCCTTGGATGAGTATTGTTCTTGTCCTAGTTATCTTTTTCACAATAAGTTTATTTA
Proteins encoded in this region:
- a CDS encoding GNAT family N-acetyltransferase, whose translation is MEIKIRDYQIQDCKAIIEIINDAILNSTALYDYNIRTLNTQEAIFEEKLHKGFPVIVAESNNEVVGFGYYSEFRFREAYKFTVEHSVYANKNAIGKGIGKLLLNELIETAKKQNLHTMIGVIDSENTNSIDFHKKFGFEEVGFIKESGFKFDRWLHSVLVQKML
- the rsfS gene encoding ribosome silencing factor, which translates into the protein MTKKQINNDDLLANIIKGIEEVKGENIDILDLRAIDNTVCDYFVICNGNSNTQVNAIVGSIQKIVSKELKDKPWHVEGAENGEWVLMDYVNIVVHVFQKHIREYYRIESLWGDAKITTIETKY
- the menD gene encoding 2-succinyl-5-enolpyruvyl-6-hydroxy-3-cyclohexene-1-carboxylic-acid synthase produces the protein MMYPKIPLAQRIIEICQQKGVQHIVISPGSRNAPLTIGFTNNPFFKCYSIADERCAAFFALGIAQQLQKPVVVVCTSGSALLNYYPAFAEAFYSQIPLVVISADRPQSKIDIGDGQTIRQENVFANHSLYNANLLENSSTENDNNIQMALHISVTQKGPVHVNAPFEEPLYETVTELQVQPKIIDFNTEEKQFKIENLSIETWSNATKKLVLVGELLPNSVEQKYLDVLANDPSVVVLTEKTSNLHHPTFIDQIDTLITPFTDEDFKAFQPEILLTFGGMVVSKRIKAFLRKYKPAHHWHVDELRAYDTFGALTNHFETKINTFLSQLFTEKTVESSYQSSIAEIWKSRVAKHQQYIAQIPFSDFKVFDFLCKNVPSNIQLQVSNSSAIRYLQLFDLNKTVQVFCNRGTSGIDGSTSTAIGAALASDLPTMLITGDISFLYDSNALWNNYIPKNFKIILLNNSGGGIFRILPGHQETETFNTYFETSHQLNASHLAKMYGLYYLEANDEATLQQHYKEFLNQNEKPSILEIFTPEKENNSILLDFFRSLKGF
- a CDS encoding glutathione peroxidase; this encodes MKKVVTLFSVVALFFSCQNQAQKKQTTTVTATTTPMAKETIYQFKVEDLSGNTFDFSTLKGKKILVVNTASECGLTPQYEQLQAIYEKYKDKNFVIVGFPANNFGAQEPGTNQEIATFCQQNFGVSFPMMAKISVKGGDMHSVYQFLTQKAKNGLQDSEVQWNFQKYLINENGELAKVVSPRTLPTDAEITNWIEGK
- a CDS encoding NERD domain-containing protein, translated to MKFVVILFLFGLILLITFSKRIKGLVGEKTISSILLLLDKTEYKVINNIVLKSGAVTTQIDHLIISDFGIFVIETKNFKGWIFGGENTEYWQQVIFKSKIKFYNPIRQNHRHINALKTCLKEYPNLKYKSIIVFSTRATIKVNTSKDVIYSYQLLPFIKNYQEKNLSIDDKEIIFRKIKSDNLINTFDKQKHIKSIKNRIQKREKLINENTCPNCDDNLIRRNGKFGDFLGCKSYPKCKFIRNI
- the ccsA gene encoding cytochrome c biogenesis protein CcsA; translation: MEKKIFSLLFSTRLMAFLFIAFALAMAAGTFIEDAYNTDTARVVVYNAVWFEVIMVFFVINFLGNIKRYQLHKKENWATLILHLSFILIIVGAFITRYISYEGMMPIREGESANIIYSDKPYLTVMVDGNYKGEMKRKTFEKGLILAPEIKKDAFLNTFASNDFSMGGEFSDIPFEIEHQEFIMNATETVVPSETGKLMIKMVESSGGTRHEHYLKEGEVQNLHNVLFAFNKYTEGAINITKIAEAYTIQTPFEGDFMRMADKLQGKVAKDSVQTLMLRSLYNIGGAQFVFPEPAIKGELTFKSNNDFKDKQTDDALKVKIKTQGKEEVLTLVGARGKQGVPQSVKMGDLEFTLFFGSKVYNTPFTIKLDDFIADKYPGTENSYSAFKSKIEVSDSEQKKTFKDSVFMNNILDYRGFRFFQAGFDPDEKGTQLSVSHDFWGTWITYIGYFLLYFGLMAILFNKNTRFASLKEKLEKVKVKKASLLSIFLIFFSTVAFAQEHNHQPSKEEILELLKKYEVTPEHASEFGKVVIQDNGRMKPINTFSSELLRKVSKSDTYEGMNSDQAFLSMTQYPQYWYSLPIIYLKRGNDSIRKLIGVEKEAKYAPLISFFDETGNYKLAKYLETAYKEPVPNQFQKDFIEADKKVNLLYSALSGQILKVFPIPGDKSNKWVSFLEVNQPTGTALDSIKNVMPFYLNALDKASQSKNYELPNSLLKGLTEYQKKYGAAVMLSESKISSEITYNKYDIFKRLYYMYMLAGVLMLAFCIVQIFKDSKTIRTIINVFHGLIGLFFILHLAGLIIRWYISGHAPWSDAYESMIYVAWATMFFGLAFGKDSKLTVASTAFVTAMILMIAHWNWMDPTIGNLQPVLNSYWLMIHVAVIVASYGPFTLAMVLGLVSLFLMIFTNEKNKEKMKLSIDEITYINEMALTVGLVMLTIGNFLGGQWANESWGRYWGWDPKETWALISIMVYAFVIHARFVPALRGRWIYNVMSVLAFASILMTYFGVNFHLSGLHSYASGEKQNVTYYFIILAIVLVIAVIAYFPYKKYYKK
- a CDS encoding biotin--[acetyl-CoA-carboxylase] ligase, with translation MNIIKLNAIDSTNAFLKNLANTKPIENFTIVVAEQQTNGKGQRGAEWLSEIGKNLTFSVLCGFKWNEISLFTVNVIVALSIVKGLKKFTDLNFKIKWPNDILAENKKIAGVLIENSFKGQHEIQTIVGIGINVNQGNFDLLPQASSLFLLANKDFDKDALLAEIVNELKSNLEAVKLQGEDCFWNEYHEILYKKDKVSTFEDLQNKRFVGKILEVTREGKLRVVIDNEIVAVYDLKEIKMLY